A portion of the Pseudomonas protegens CHA0 genome contains these proteins:
- a CDS encoding YqaA family protein produces MIFGAYFGLFLAAFGAATLLPLQSEALLVGLLHNSQLAVLGLWLVATLGNVLGSLVNWWLGQRLEHYKERRWFPVSSRHLERARGPYQRYGHWTLLLSWMPLIGDPLTLVAGVMGEPLKRFLLLVTLAKGARYAVLAWLTLGWIG; encoded by the coding sequence TTGATCTTCGGCGCCTACTTCGGCCTGTTCCTGGCGGCGTTCGGCGCCGCCACCCTGCTGCCCCTGCAATCGGAAGCGCTGCTGGTGGGGTTGCTGCACAACAGCCAACTGGCAGTGCTCGGGCTGTGGCTGGTGGCGACCCTGGGCAATGTCCTGGGCTCGCTGGTCAACTGGTGGCTGGGCCAGCGCCTGGAACACTACAAGGAGCGCCGCTGGTTTCCGGTCAGCTCGCGTCACCTGGAGCGGGCCCGGGGGCCTTACCAACGCTATGGCCACTGGACGCTCCTGCTGAGCTGGATGCCGCTGATCGGCGATCCGCTGACCCTGGTGGCCGGCGTCATGGGCGAACCCCTCAAGCGCTTCCTGCTGCTGGTCACCCTGGCCAAGGGCGCGCGCTACGCCGTGCTGGCGTGGCTGACCCTGGGCTGGATCGGCTGA
- a CDS encoding DUF411 domain-containing protein, which yields MNTSLRLAALSALLISSLAQAGELIPIDVHRDANCGCCKKWIEHLQDNGFAVTDHVESNMSAVKQRLGVAPRLGSCHTAVIDGKFVEGHVPAEQVLALRKRDDLLGIAAPGMPMGSPGMEMDGMGADAFQVIGLTREGKDVVVADYPAR from the coding sequence ATGAACACCTCACTGCGTCTGGCGGCCCTGTCCGCCCTGCTGATCAGCTCCCTGGCCCAGGCTGGAGAACTGATTCCCATCGACGTGCACCGCGACGCCAACTGCGGCTGCTGCAAAAAGTGGATCGAGCACCTGCAGGACAACGGCTTTGCCGTGACCGACCACGTGGAAAGCAACATGAGCGCGGTCAAGCAGCGGCTCGGCGTCGCCCCGCGCCTGGGCTCCTGCCATACCGCGGTGATCGACGGCAAGTTCGTCGAGGGCCACGTGCCGGCCGAACAGGTGCTGGCCCTGCGCAAGCGCGATGACCTGCTGGGCATCGCCGCCCCGGGCATGCCCATGGGCTCCCCCGGGATGGAAATGGACGGCATGGGCGCCGATGCCTTCCAGGTCATCGGCCTGACCCGCGAGGGCAAGGACGTGGTCGTCGCGGACTACCCGGCCCGTTGA
- a CDS encoding copper resistance protein B has translation MKLDYLRFTRQPGVGLALLLLAWPWAPAQSESMPGMDHSSVPGTAMGAMDHSQMPGMQAPAPTRSRTPIPVLTDADRAAVYQGPSGHIHGPSLNTFLLVDQLEWQDADPGGSVAWEVEGWVGGDRDRLWLRSEGERTRGVTEHAELQALWGHAIGPWWDLVGGLRQDFKPGTPQTWAALGLQGMALYNFESQVTAYLGEDGQAALRLKGDYDLLLTQRLILQPSAEVNLYSRNDRQRGLGAGLADSEIGLRLRYEIRREFAPYIGVTWNRSYGRSADYARDEAELDNDPRLVLGLRLWF, from the coding sequence ATGAAGCTTGATTACCTCCGCTTCACCCGGCAGCCCGGCGTTGGCCTGGCCCTGCTCCTGTTGGCCTGGCCCTGGGCACCGGCACAGAGCGAATCGATGCCGGGCATGGACCATTCCAGCGTGCCCGGGACCGCCATGGGCGCCATGGACCACTCGCAGATGCCCGGCATGCAGGCGCCAGCCCCCACACGAAGCCGCACACCGATCCCGGTGCTGACCGATGCCGATCGGGCGGCGGTCTACCAGGGCCCCAGCGGCCACATCCACGGCCCGTCGCTGAACACTTTCCTGCTGGTGGACCAGTTGGAATGGCAGGACGCCGACCCGGGCGGCAGCGTCGCCTGGGAGGTCGAGGGCTGGGTCGGTGGCGACCGCGACCGGCTCTGGCTGCGCAGTGAAGGCGAACGCACCCGGGGCGTCACCGAGCACGCCGAGCTGCAAGCCCTGTGGGGCCATGCCATTGGCCCCTGGTGGGACCTGGTGGGCGGCCTGCGCCAGGACTTCAAGCCCGGCACGCCGCAGACCTGGGCCGCCCTGGGGCTGCAAGGCATGGCCCTGTACAACTTTGAAAGCCAGGTCACCGCCTACCTCGGCGAGGACGGCCAGGCCGCCCTGCGCCTCAAGGGTGACTACGACTTGCTGCTGACCCAACGCCTGATCCTCCAGCCCTCCGCCGAGGTCAACCTCTATAGCCGCAATGACCGGCAACGGGGCCTGGGCGCAGGCCTGGCGGACAGCGAGATCGGCCTGCGCCTGCGCTACGAGATCCGCCGCGAGTTCGCTCCTTATATAGGGGTGACCTGGAACCGCAGCTACGGCCGCAGCGCCGACTACGCCCGGGACGAGGCCGAGCTGGACAACGACCCGCGCCTGGTCCTGGGCCTGCGCCTGTGGTTCTGA